In the genome of Mogibacterium neglectum, the window CCGATGTCCGTGGCGGTGAGTTTTTCTCTGACCTAGTCGAAGTTATAGATCAGCTCAAAAGTAGCGAGCAAATCGAGAGCGAGGTATTTTTCGTAGATGCTTCTACACCGACGCTGGTTAGAAGATTCAACGAAACGAGAAGACACCATCCCCTCGCAAGCGGAAAAGTTACACAAGCTGTAATTGAAGAGGAGCGCGCAAGATTGGAAAGCGTGCGCAAGAAGGCGGATTACATCATCGATACTAGTACTATGAAAGTTGCGGATTTCAACCTAGCGATGAGGAGAATATTTCTAGGCAAGGAAGGGAATCAGTTTAACATCAACGTGACTTCATTTGGTTTTAAATACGGAATTCCGAGCGAGTCGGATATCATGGTGGATGTTAGATTCATTCCGAATCCATACTATGTAAAGAGCCTTAAGAAACTCACCGGTAACAATAAAAAGATTGTAAACTACGTATTTAAGTCGGACCTTGCAAATGAGTTCGTAGAGAAGTATCACGCATTGCTCAAGGATTTGATTCCTGGCTACATCCATGAAGGAAAGTATCATCTAAATGTCGCATTTGGATGCACAGGCGGTCATCACAGGTCAGTGGCAATTGCCAATAAGATGGCGGAACTTTTCCACGAGGACGGATACAGGGTGACGGTGACACACAGAGACCTTGATTTTATCGCAAAGGGAATTAGCAAGAAATAGCTAGGCTATGCTACAAATAAGCGAAAGCCCTTATGCAGTAATCAAGCAGTACAAATTATAACTTGAAGGGAGTCATACAGATAGATGTCTTTCTCATCACAGACTAAGGGCGAACTGGCGCGCATCATGCCGAGCAAGAAGTGCTGCATGCTTGCAGAAATTACGGGATTTCTTAGGGTTTCAGGCAGCCTCAGACTTGCCGGTGGCGGAAAATTTACAATAGTAACATCGACGGAGAATCCAGCAATTGCAAGGCACTATAAGACCTTGATTAAGGAATACTTTGGCAGTAATGCTGGCATCGAAGTCGGGAATTCGCAGATGCCGGGTAAATCGCGTGGAAACTACAGATACAGATACTCTCTGGTCATTAGACCTGAGGAAAAGAGTTCGCAGATACTCCGTGAGACAGGCATGATGCTCATCCGAGAGGGTGACGAGTTCCTAAGCGACGGCATATATCAGCCGATTGTAAAGAGTAAGTGCTGTAAGCGCGCGTATCTTAGAGGATTATTTCTCGGCGTCGGCACAATGTCTGACCCCAAGAAGA includes:
- the rapZ gene encoding RNase adapter RapZ, whose product is MKIVIVTGMSGAGKTKAADWLEDQGYYCIDNMPPKLVMNFVELSMTNGMDKIAFVADVRGGEFFSDLVEVIDQLKSSEQIESEVFFVDASTPTLVRRFNETRRHHPLASGKVTQAVIEEERARLESVRKKADYIIDTSTMKVADFNLAMRRIFLGKEGNQFNINVTSFGFKYGIPSESDIMVDVRFIPNPYYVKSLKKLTGNNKKIVNYVFKSDLANEFVEKYHALLKDLIPGYIHEGKYHLNVAFGCTGGHHRSVAIANKMAELFHEDGYRVTVTHRDLDFIAKGISKK